A stretch of the Massilia sp. W12 genome encodes the following:
- a CDS encoding peptidylprolyl isomerase has protein sequence MTNQETPLVGEHAYLTLHYRLQAQDGSEIISTFAQNPATIMLGQGQLAAPLEQRLIGLPEGAEASFELPPQDAFGLRNPELVQKVSRETLLENSAPDAQYQRGDLVEFNAPGGGRFAGVLLQLDENDALFDFNHPLAGQSLRFDVKIIAIL, from the coding sequence ATGACAAACCAAGAAACGCCCCTGGTTGGCGAACATGCTTACCTGACGTTGCATTACCGTTTACAGGCGCAAGATGGCAGCGAAATCATCAGCACCTTTGCGCAAAATCCCGCCACCATCATGTTGGGGCAGGGGCAGTTAGCGGCGCCGCTGGAACAGCGCCTGATCGGTCTGCCGGAAGGCGCTGAGGCCAGCTTTGAGTTGCCGCCGCAAGACGCTTTCGGCTTGCGCAACCCGGAGCTGGTGCAAAAAGTGTCGCGCGAAACTTTGCTGGAAAATTCCGCGCCGGATGCCCAGTACCAACGCGGCGACCTGGTGGAGTTCAATGCGCCGGGCGGCGGCCGGTTTGCCGGAGTGTTGTTGCAGTTGGATGAAAATGATGCATTGTTTGATTTTAATCATCCGCTGGCGGGACAAAGCCTGCGCTTTGATGTGAAAATCATTGCGATTTTGTGA
- a CDS encoding ribonuclease domain-containing protein: protein MFLLCLPACAMPQVDAASLPPEARQTLALIKQGGPWPYPRDGIKFMNREQRLPQMPRGYYREFTVKTPGISHRGARRIVAGGEPPVVFYYTEDHYASFRQIRE, encoded by the coding sequence ATGTTTTTGCTGTGTTTGCCGGCATGCGCCATGCCGCAGGTGGATGCGGCCAGTCTGCCGCCGGAGGCGCGCCAGACGCTTGCGCTGATTAAACAGGGCGGCCCCTGGCCATATCCGCGCGATGGCATCAAATTCATGAATCGCGAACAGCGTTTGCCGCAGATGCCGCGCGGCTATTACCGTGAATTCACTGTTAAAACGCCCGGCATATCGCATCGTGGCGCGCGCCGCATTGTCGCCGGCGGCGAACCGCCGGTGGTGTTTTATTACACCGAAGACCATTACGCCAGCTTTCGGCAGATCAGGGAGTAA
- a CDS encoding spermidine synthase — protein sequence MLIKRKSIEKEESLRKSAPRTRRPHYAPVTLSEHDGVRYLHFGTEWVQGGMRIRKPNWLELEYAQQMMAFMLFLPQAQHVAQLGLGCASLTKFCYHYLPQTRVTAVELNPSVIAVCSAMFKLPPNDERLQVLEMDAMDFVQDSERHASLDALQVDLYDARANGPVLDSVEFYRGCADLLQEHGVMTVNLFGDHPSFQKNIKAMQAAFIQVLTLPPAPDGNVVALAFKRRIKPDFAALHEEAARIKEATKLPARAWVNGIKQALEEAAKR from the coding sequence ATGCTGATCAAACGCAAATCCATCGAAAAAGAAGAATCCCTGCGCAAAAGCGCGCCACGCACGCGCCGCCCGCATTACGCCCCGGTCACCCTGTCTGAGCATGATGGGGTGCGCTACCTGCATTTCGGCACGGAATGGGTGCAAGGCGGCATGCGCATCCGCAAGCCGAACTGGCTGGAGCTGGAATATGCGCAACAAATGATGGCCTTCATGCTGTTTTTGCCACAGGCGCAACATGTGGCGCAACTGGGTCTGGGCTGCGCTTCTCTCACCAAATTCTGCTACCACTATCTGCCGCAGACGCGCGTCACAGCGGTCGAACTCAATCCCTCCGTGATCGCGGTCTGCAGCGCGATGTTCAAATTGCCGCCCAATGATGAACGGCTGCAAGTGCTGGAAATGGACGCGATGGATTTTGTGCAAGACAGCGAACGCCACGCCAGCCTGGATGCGCTGCAAGTTGATCTGTACGATGCGCGCGCCAATGGCCCGGTGCTGGATTCGGTCGAGTTTTATCGCGGCTGCGCTGACCTCTTGCAAGAACATGGCGTGATGACGGTGAATCTGTTTGGCGACCATCCCAGTTTTCAGAAAAACATCAAAGCCATGCAAGCCGCATTCATCCAAGTGCTGACGCTGCCGCCGGCGCCGGATGGAAATGTGGTGGCGCTGGCATTCAAGCGTAGAATCAAACCTGATTTCGCGGCGCTGCATGAAGAAGCCGCACGCATCAAAGAAGCGACCAAGCTGCCGGCGCGCGCCTGGGTCAACGGCATCAAGCAAGCGCTGGAAGAAGCAGCCAAGCGCTGA
- the rpmB gene encoding 50S ribosomal protein L28: MARVCQVTGKKPMVGNNVSHANNKTKRRFLPNLQSRRIFVESENRWVSLRISNAGLRVIDKIGIDAVLADLRARGEKI, encoded by the coding sequence ATGGCACGTGTTTGCCAAGTAACGGGGAAAAAGCCGATGGTCGGCAACAATGTTTCCCACGCAAATAACAAAACCAAGCGCCGCTTTTTGCCGAACCTGCAAAGCCGTCGCATTTTCGTTGAATCAGAAAACCGCTGGGTTTCGCTGCGCATCTCCAACGCCGGCCTGCGCGTGATCGACAAGATCGGCATCGATGCTGTTCTGGCCGATCTGCGTGCCCGTGGCGAAAAAATCTAA
- the rpmG gene encoding 50S ribosomal protein L33: MAKTGRDKIKLESTAGTGHFYTTTKNKRTTPGKMEIMKFDPKARKHVMYKETKIK; encoded by the coding sequence ATGGCGAAAACCGGCCGCGATAAAATCAAGCTGGAGTCGACTGCTGGCACCGGTCACTTCTACACCACCACCAAAAACAAGCGCACCACCCCGGGCAAAATGGAAATCATGAAGTTTGACCCGAAAGCGCGCAAGCACGTGATGTACAAGGAAACCAAGATCAAATAA
- a CDS encoding RsmB/NOP family class I SAM-dependent RNA methyltransferase, whose product MRLPPAVINHTENALREVLRFTGPADVVLSHYLRANPKLGGRERGAIAEAVYVVLRHKALYTEFATHGKTTMRQLALLGLAEYAGLDALGSVSEEEAAFVNSVRATDQNLLPARIRANLPQWLFDKLCAQFGQEQCLVAAQAMNQAAPLDLRVNVLKTTRDAALAALTESGIVATLTPFSNTGLRLQKKPALQNLPLFKDGSIEVQDEGSQLLAQLLAPKRGEMVADFCAGAGGKTLALGAMMRNTGRLYAFDVSEKRLSKLKPRLARSGLSNVHPVQIAHERDAKIKRLAGKLDRVLVDAPCSGLGTLRRNPDVKWRQNEEGLAELAVKQRAILDAAARLVKSGGRLVYATCSLLDEENEAVVQDFLASHPDFTLLPAAQILAEQKIALEMGDYLKLLPHVHQTDGFFAAVLQRNGKPHTAQEDESA is encoded by the coding sequence ATGAGATTGCCTCCCGCAGTCATAAACCATACTGAAAATGCGTTGCGCGAAGTGTTGCGCTTTACCGGCCCGGCGGATGTGGTGCTGTCGCATTATTTGCGCGCCAATCCCAAACTGGGCGGCCGCGAACGCGGCGCGATTGCCGAAGCGGTGTATGTGGTGTTGCGCCACAAAGCGCTGTATACCGAATTCGCCACCCATGGCAAAACCACGATGCGTCAGCTGGCCCTGCTGGGCTTGGCGGAATATGCCGGTCTGGATGCGCTGGGCAGCGTCAGCGAAGAAGAAGCCGCTTTTGTCAACAGCGTGCGCGCCACCGATCAAAACCTGCTGCCGGCGCGCATCCGCGCCAATTTGCCGCAGTGGTTGTTTGATAAATTGTGCGCCCAGTTCGGCCAGGAACAATGTCTGGTGGCGGCGCAGGCGATGAATCAGGCTGCGCCGCTGGATTTGCGCGTGAATGTCTTGAAAACCACGCGCGACGCCGCCCTCGCGGCTCTGACGGAATCCGGGATTGTGGCCACCCTGACGCCATTTTCAAATACCGGTTTGCGCTTGCAAAAGAAACCGGCCTTGCAAAACCTGCCGCTCTTTAAAGACGGCTCGATTGAGGTGCAAGACGAGGGCAGTCAATTGCTGGCCCAATTGTTAGCGCCCAAGCGCGGCGAAATGGTGGCGGATTTTTGCGCCGGGGCCGGCGGCAAAACGCTGGCTTTGGGGGCGATGATGCGCAATACCGGCCGCCTGTATGCCTTTGATGTGTCGGAAAAGCGTTTATCCAAACTCAAACCGCGCCTGGCCAGAAGCGGTTTGTCGAATGTGCATCCGGTGCAGATCGCGCATGAACGCGACGCCAAAATCAAGCGTCTGGCGGGCAAGCTGGATCGCGTGCTGGTGGATGCTCCCTGCAGCGGCCTGGGCACCTTGCGCCGCAATCCGGATGTGAAATGGCGTCAGAATGAAGAAGGCTTGGCTGAGCTGGCCGTGAAGCAGCGCGCAATTCTGGATGCGGCGGCGCGTCTGGTGAAAAGCGGCGGCCGCCTGGTGTACGCCACCTGCAGCTTGCTGGATGAGGAAAATGAAGCGGTAGTGCAAGACTTTTTGGCGTCCCATCCTGATTTCACGCTGTTGCCGGCGGCGCAAATTCTGGCTGAGCAAAAAATTGCGCTCGAGATGGGCGATTATCTGAAACTCTTGCCGCACGTACACCAAACCGATGGCTTCTTTGCTGCGGTTTTACAGCGTAACGGCAAGCCGCACACTGCACAGGAAGATGAATCAGCATAA
- the radC gene encoding DNA repair protein RadC — protein MSIASWPENQRPRERLIAHGASVLSDAELLAIFLRTGIPGKDAVTLGRELLQKFGSLAHIFSAALPDFSSIAGLGDAKFAQLQAAYELSRRALSENLHNQPELNNTLLLKRYLRNELAPCTVETFVALFLDTRHRLIKREVLATGTLRQAHVHTREVVRAALSHNAAAMIIAHNHPRGSCEPSAPDLHLTNTLKSALDYVEVNLLDHIIVGEDGLYSFAEHGRL, from the coding sequence ATGAGCATTGCCAGCTGGCCGGAAAATCAACGCCCGCGCGAACGCTTAATCGCACACGGCGCCAGTGTCTTATCCGACGCGGAACTGCTTGCCATCTTCCTGCGCACCGGCATTCCGGGAAAGGATGCCGTCACCCTGGGGCGCGAGCTGCTGCAAAAATTCGGCTCGCTGGCGCATATCTTTTCCGCCGCCCTGCCTGATTTTTCCAGCATCGCCGGGCTTGGCGACGCCAAATTCGCACAGCTGCAGGCTGCTTACGAACTGTCCCGCCGCGCATTGAGTGAGAATCTCCACAACCAGCCTGAGCTCAACAACACCCTCTTACTCAAACGTTATCTGCGCAATGAGCTGGCGCCTTGCACCGTCGAAACCTTTGTCGCGCTCTTCCTCGACACCCGCCACCGCCTGATCAAACGCGAAGTGCTGGCCACCGGCACGCTGCGCCAGGCGCATGTCCACACCCGGGAAGTGGTGCGCGCCGCCCTCTCGCATAATGCGGCGGCGATGATCATCGCCCACAACCACCCACGCGGCTCATGCGAACCCAGTGCGCCCGATCTGCATCTGACCAACACCCTCAAATCCGCGCTGGATTATGTCGAGGTCAATTTACTCGATCACATCATCGTTGGCGAAGATGGTTTGTATTCATTTGCAGAACACGGTCGATTGTAG
- the purN gene encoding phosphoribosylglycinamide formyltransferase yields MKKIVILISGRGSNMEAIVHAARDQQWPAQIAAVIANKADAAGLAFAASHGIATAVLDHRAFPDRNAFDAALRELIDSYTPDLVVLAGFMRILGAEFTQAYANRMLNIHPSLLPSFTGLHTHRQALQAGVKLHGATVHFVTAELDHGPIVAQAAVEVLDGDDEHSLAARVLTQEHRIYPQAVRWFVENRLRIQDGRVSVLPAQAGA; encoded by the coding sequence ATGAAAAAAATTGTCATTCTGATCTCCGGTCGCGGCAGCAATATGGAAGCCATCGTGCACGCTGCGCGCGACCAGCAATGGCCAGCTCAAATTGCTGCGGTGATTGCCAACAAGGCAGACGCCGCCGGCTTGGCGTTTGCCGCCAGCCATGGCATCGCCACTGCTGTGCTGGACCATCGCGCTTTTCCTGACCGCAATGCGTTTGACGCCGCGCTGCGCGAATTGATCGACAGCTATACCCCGGATCTGGTGGTGCTGGCCGGTTTTATGCGCATTCTCGGCGCCGAATTCACCCAGGCATACGCGAACCGTATGCTGAATATCCATCCTTCCCTGTTGCCCAGTTTTACCGGATTGCATACGCATCGTCAGGCCTTGCAGGCTGGTGTCAAATTGCATGGCGCAACGGTGCACTTTGTCACTGCCGAACTGGATCACGGCCCGATTGTGGCCCAGGCTGCAGTGGAGGTTTTGGATGGCGATGATGAACACAGTCTGGCAGCCCGCGTGCTGACGCAAGAACACCGCATTTACCCGCAGGCGGTGCGCTGGTTCGTCGAAAACCGCCTGCGCATCCAGGATGGACGCGTCAGTGTGCTGCCGGCCCAAGCCGGCGCTTGA
- a CDS encoding mechanosensitive ion channel domain-containing protein gives MNQHNLLANLLADIWSDVRNPLIFWQLAVLLVCAGLGWWLGRRWRAHLLQGGDGHALPLSREHVARLVTPLTIFLLIVLARVISARWNLRLDILRIAVPLAGAMVAIRVVFFLLRRVFARAGQVGNNLLLFEKVFALLVWLALALYLTGSWPELIDFFADTRIPLGRHHVSLLSILQAGVSALLTVLVALWAGAEIESRLMEMEGVHLSLRVVVSRAVRACLVLVAVLLSLTMVGIDLTVLSVFGGALGVGIGLGLQKIASSYVSGFVILLERSLKIGDMISVDRFNGRVTQINTRYTVLQGLDGVETIVPNDMLVSGVVQNFSLTDTSLRIGIRLTVPYNADVESLIPQLEAVAATVPRVTHEPPPQAMLVRFAEDGLELELGFWIVDPENGRGGVSSDVSRAILRLLREQGIDLPYPQRDVHLKNGPTSSKG, from the coding sequence ATGAATCAGCATAATTTGCTGGCCAATTTGCTGGCGGATATCTGGAGCGATGTCCGCAACCCGCTGATTTTCTGGCAATTGGCGGTGCTCTTGGTGTGCGCCGGCCTTGGCTGGTGGCTGGGGCGGCGCTGGCGCGCCCATCTGCTGCAAGGCGGCGATGGCCATGCTTTGCCGCTTTCGCGCGAGCATGTGGCGCGCTTAGTCACCCCGCTGACGATTTTTCTCTTGATTGTGCTGGCGCGCGTGATCTCCGCGCGCTGGAATCTGCGCCTGGACATTTTGCGCATCGCCGTGCCCCTGGCCGGGGCCATGGTGGCGATTCGCGTCGTGTTCTTCCTGCTGCGCCGGGTGTTTGCGCGCGCCGGTCAGGTTGGCAATAATCTGCTCTTGTTTGAAAAAGTGTTCGCCTTGCTGGTGTGGCTGGCGCTTGCTTTGTATCTGACCGGCAGCTGGCCTGAGCTGATCGACTTTTTTGCCGATACCCGCATCCCGCTCGGGCGCCATCATGTTTCCTTATTGTCCATTTTGCAGGCCGGGGTGAGTGCATTACTCACTGTGCTGGTGGCATTGTGGGCCGGCGCCGAAATCGAGTCGCGCCTGATGGAAATGGAAGGCGTGCACCTGTCTTTGCGGGTGGTCGTCTCGCGCGCGGTGCGCGCCTGCCTGGTGTTGGTGGCGGTGTTGCTGTCATTGACCATGGTTGGCATCGACCTCACGGTGCTCTCAGTGTTTGGCGGCGCCTTGGGCGTGGGTATTGGTTTGGGCTTGCAGAAGATCGCCAGCAGCTATGTCTCGGGCTTTGTGATTTTGCTCGAACGCAGTCTGAAAATCGGCGACATGATCAGCGTTGACCGCTTCAATGGCCGGGTGACCCAGATCAACACCCGCTACACCGTATTGCAGGGCTTGGACGGGGTGGAAACAATTGTGCCGAATGACATGCTGGTGTCCGGCGTGGTGCAGAATTTTTCCCTCACCGACACCAGCTTGCGCATCGGCATCCGCCTGACTGTGCCTTACAACGCCGATGTGGAAAGCCTGATTCCGCAACTCGAAGCGGTGGCCGCCACTGTGCCGAGGGTGACGCATGAGCCGCCGCCGCAAGCCATGCTGGTGCGTTTTGCCGAGGATGGTCTGGAGCTTGAACTGGGCTTTTGGATTGTTGACCCGGAAAATGGCAGGGGCGGCGTGTCGTCCGATGTCAGCCGCGCCATTTTGCGCCTGCTGCGCGAGCAGGGCATAGATTTGCCTTATCCGCAGCGCGATGTGCATCTGAAAAATGGCCCGACTAGCTCCAAAGGCTGA
- a CDS encoding GspE/PulE family protein, whose protein sequence is MRQQKPLDLQMLFTWLLADGIMEKPEVKTMYHHAHGLMKNAATPMHPLVAIAQCKIIAQDSKKMLTLDWLTEWLAGKLKLPFLRIDPLKIDFTKVADVMSATYATRFNILPIEITATELTIATPDPCTTEWEAEIQKISRRNIKLVIANPLDISQYISQFFSLAKSIKGANKTNANEASMRNNFEQLVELGKTNKQVDANDQHIVNIVDWLWQYAFEQRASDIHLEPKRDLAVIRFRIDGILHQVYQVPAVVMIAMTARIKLLGRMDVIEKRRPQDGRIKTRMPNGQEIELRLSTMPTAFGEKVVMRIFDPEVVVKTLPELGFPKADAMRWDHLTTRPHGIILVTGPTGSGKTTTLYTTLKALATSEVNVCTVEDPIEMVEPSFNQMQVQQGIDLSFADGVRALMRQDPDIIMVGEIRDLETAEMAIQAALTGHLVLSTLHTNDAPSAVMRLLELGVPYYLLEATLIGIMAQRLVRTLCVECKANDGLLSDDIWSSLVGERGIAKPGKIFHPVGCPECRQTGYKGRTGLYELLMVTEEFTRLIRPETSLQELRSQATSEGMTPLRIAGAQKIIEGLTTADEVLKVTSALTA, encoded by the coding sequence ATGCGACAACAAAAACCCCTTGATTTGCAGATGCTGTTCACCTGGCTGTTAGCCGACGGCATTATGGAAAAGCCGGAAGTCAAAACCATGTACCACCACGCCCATGGTTTGATGAAAAACGCGGCCACGCCTATGCATCCCTTAGTCGCGATTGCGCAATGCAAAATCATCGCCCAGGACAGCAAAAAAATGCTGACCCTGGATTGGCTCACCGAATGGCTGGCCGGCAAGCTCAAACTGCCATTTTTGCGTATCGATCCGCTCAAAATCGATTTCACCAAAGTCGCAGACGTGATGAGCGCAACCTACGCCACACGCTTTAACATTCTGCCGATTGAAATCACAGCCACCGAACTGACCATCGCCACCCCGGACCCGTGCACCACGGAATGGGAAGCGGAAATCCAAAAAATCTCGCGCCGCAATATCAAGCTGGTGATCGCCAACCCGCTTGATATCAGCCAATACATCTCGCAATTTTTCAGTCTTGCCAAGTCAATCAAGGGGGCCAACAAGACGAATGCGAACGAAGCCTCGATGCGCAACAACTTCGAGCAATTGGTCGAACTTGGCAAAACCAATAAACAGGTGGACGCCAACGATCAGCACATTGTGAATATCGTTGATTGGCTGTGGCAGTACGCATTCGAGCAGCGCGCCTCTGACATCCACCTCGAACCCAAGCGCGACCTGGCGGTGATACGTTTTCGCATCGACGGCATTTTGCACCAGGTGTATCAGGTGCCTGCGGTGGTGATGATTGCAATGACTGCGCGCATTAAATTGCTGGGCCGCATGGACGTGATTGAAAAACGCCGCCCGCAAGATGGCCGCATCAAAACCCGCATGCCGAACGGCCAGGAAATTGAATTGCGCCTCTCCACCATGCCGACCGCATTTGGCGAAAAAGTGGTGATGCGTATTTTTGACCCGGAAGTGGTGGTAAAAACCCTGCCCGAACTGGGCTTCCCGAAAGCAGACGCGATGCGCTGGGATCATCTGACCACCCGCCCGCACGGCATCATCTTGGTCACCGGCCCCACCGGCTCGGGTAAAACCACCACGCTGTACACCACCCTCAAAGCGCTCGCCACCTCGGAAGTGAATGTGTGCACGGTGGAAGATCCGATTGAAATGGTGGAACCCAGTTTTAATCAGATGCAAGTGCAGCAAGGGATTGATTTATCGTTTGCCGATGGCGTGCGCGCCTTGATGCGGCAAGACCCTGACATCATCATGGTGGGCGAAATCCGCGATCTGGAAACCGCTGAAATGGCGATTCAAGCCGCACTGACCGGCCATCTGGTCTTATCCACCCTGCACACCAATGACGCGCCCTCCGCAGTCATGCGCCTGCTTGAGCTTGGCGTCCCGTATTATCTGCTGGAAGCCACCCTGATCGGCATCATGGCGCAACGTCTGGTGCGCACCCTGTGCGTGGAATGCAAGGCCAACGACGGATTGCTCAGTGACGACATCTGGAGCAGTCTGGTCGGTGAACGCGGCATCGCCAAACCGGGCAAAATCTTCCACCCGGTGGGCTGCCCGGAATGCCGCCAAACCGGCTACAAAGGGCGCACCGGGCTGTATGAATTATTAATGGTGACAGAAGAATTCACCCGTTTGATCCGTCCCGAAACCAGCTTGCAGGAATTACGCTCCCAAGCCACCAGCGAAGGCATGACGCCCTTGCGGATTGCTGGCGCACAAAAAATCATTGAAGGCCTGACCACCGCTGACGAAGTCTTGAAAGTCACCTCAGCGCTGACTGCTTGA
- a CDS encoding glycine zipper 2TM domain-containing protein, translating into MNTSSKILLATCATLTILPLSASAADFEDTARVVSVAPQVEQINRPRQECRTEYVQVERQVNNNATQNNNNGARNTGGAIIGGVAGAILGNQVGGGNGRTAATAVGAIAGAIVGDRIENNGNGPTPNNNSNNGSYTQIEQQPVKTCRTVDQWETRNNGYAVTYEYHGRKYTTQMQNDPGKFLKVRVSVNPAGY; encoded by the coding sequence ATGAACACATCAAGCAAAATCCTGCTGGCGACTTGCGCAACGCTGACCATTCTGCCGCTGTCAGCCAGTGCCGCTGACTTTGAAGATACCGCGCGCGTTGTCAGTGTGGCGCCACAAGTCGAACAAATCAACCGTCCGCGCCAGGAATGCCGCACCGAATATGTGCAGGTCGAGCGCCAGGTGAATAACAACGCAACACAAAACAACAATAATGGCGCACGCAATACCGGCGGCGCGATTATTGGCGGCGTGGCCGGCGCGATTTTAGGCAATCAGGTCGGCGGCGGCAATGGCCGCACCGCCGCCACCGCAGTCGGCGCGATTGCCGGCGCGATTGTCGGCGACCGCATCGAAAACAACGGCAACGGCCCCACCCCCAACAACAACAGCAATAACGGCAGCTACACCCAGATCGAACAACAGCCGGTCAAGACCTGTCGCACCGTCGATCAATGGGAAACCCGCAATAACGGCTATGCAGTCACCTATGAATATCATGGCCGCAAATACACCACCCAGATGCAAAATGATCCGGGCAAATTCCTCAAGGTGCGGGTATCAGTCAATCCTGCCGGATACTGA
- a CDS encoding fatty acid desaturase, with the protein MLENIIEFLQHGLTHASGWQVFFFTMIVTHITIASVTIFLHRHQAHRALDLHALPSHFFRFWLWLTTGQVTKEWAAIHRKHHAKCETADDPHSPVAKGIKTVLLQGAELYRAEAKNKETLEKYGHGTPDDWIERNLYSRFTWQGVALMLIIDLLLFGVVGLTVWAVQMLWIPVTAAGIINGIGHFWGYRNYDCPDASTNIVPWGILIGGEELHNNHHTFGTSAKLSSKWYEFDIGWLYIRILETLGLAHVKKVAPAPKLQHGKTVIDFDTLQAVIANRYEVMGKYVKTLKGAWREELEALKERGALESNFSKSARKLFSKSEPAKLPEPQKEQLSELLAQSKSLQTIHEMRMELASIWERSTLSREQLLQKLQDWCARAEASGIAALQEFSLRLRSYA; encoded by the coding sequence ATGTTAGAGAACATCATTGAATTCCTGCAGCATGGTTTGACCCATGCCAGCGGCTGGCAGGTATTTTTCTTCACCATGATCGTGACTCATATCACGATCGCCAGCGTGACCATCTTCCTGCACCGCCATCAAGCGCACCGCGCGCTTGATCTGCATGCGCTGCCAAGCCATTTCTTCCGCTTCTGGCTGTGGCTGACGACCGGCCAGGTGACCAAGGAATGGGCCGCAATTCATCGCAAACATCATGCCAAATGCGAGACCGCTGACGATCCGCACAGCCCGGTCGCAAAAGGCATCAAAACAGTTCTCTTGCAAGGCGCTGAGTTGTATCGCGCAGAAGCCAAGAATAAAGAAACACTGGAAAAATATGGCCACGGCACACCGGACGACTGGATTGAGCGCAATCTGTACAGCCGTTTCACCTGGCAGGGCGTGGCATTGATGCTGATTATCGATTTGCTGCTGTTTGGCGTGGTCGGTCTGACTGTGTGGGCGGTGCAAATGTTGTGGATTCCGGTGACTGCCGCCGGCATCATCAACGGCATTGGCCACTTCTGGGGGTATCGCAATTATGACTGCCCGGACGCTTCGACCAATATCGTGCCCTGGGGTATTTTGATCGGCGGCGAAGAGCTGCATAACAATCACCACACTTTCGGCACTTCCGCCAAGCTCTCCTCAAAATGGTATGAGTTCGACATCGGCTGGCTGTACATCCGGATTTTGGAAACCCTGGGTTTGGCGCATGTCAAGAAAGTGGCGCCTGCGCCCAAGCTGCAGCATGGCAAAACCGTGATCGATTTCGACACCTTGCAAGCAGTCATCGCCAATCGCTATGAAGTGATGGGCAAATATGTGAAAACCCTCAAAGGCGCGTGGCGCGAAGAGTTGGAAGCATTGAAAGAGCGCGGCGCGCTGGAATCGAATTTCAGCAAATCCGCCCGCAAGCTGTTCAGCAAGAGCGAACCGGCCAAGTTGCCCGAGCCGCAAAAAGAACAGTTGAGCGAATTGCTGGCGCAAAGCAAATCTCTGCAAACCATCCATGAAATGCGTATGGAACTGGCGTCGATTTGGGAGCGCTCCACCTTGTCGCGTGAGCAATTGCTGCAAAAACTGCAGGATTGGTGTGCGCGTGCGGAAGCTTCCGGCATTGCCGCATTGCAGGAGTTTTCCCTGCGCCTGCGCAGCTATGCATAA